The following proteins come from a genomic window of Pseudochaenichthys georgianus chromosome 17, fPseGeo1.2, whole genome shotgun sequence:
- the LOC117462045 gene encoding dipeptidyl peptidase 9-like isoform X1, with protein sequence MHRVKKVQLCDNKGGTWKSCVTVSMTAVDGLSDSTEVVEMEDGPSQFYVEKHSWEGLRDIIHCSRKYSGMIANKAPHDFQFVQKKDENGPHSHRLYYLGMPYGSRENSLLYSEIPKKIRKEALLVLSWKQMLDHFQATPHQGAYSREEELLRERKRLGAFGITSYDYHAQTGLFLFQASNSLFYCQDGGSNCFLQSAPVKPVEIKTQCSGTRMDPKICPGDPDFIAFINNNDLWIAHIKTGEERRLTFCHKGLDNVKEDPKSAGVATFVIQEEFDRFTGYWWSPSAVEDPSGGKTVYLLYEEVDETEVEIIHVPSPALEERKADAYRYPRTGSKNPKATLKLTEIKTDQQGRILSTQDKELVAPFNSLFPGTEYIARVGWTSDGKYGWAVLLDRSQRRLQLVLLPPALFIPVTDDPAQRQESLETVPTNTQPYIIYEETTDVWINVHDIFYPFIQTTEDEFSFIWVNESKTGFSHLYNITSMLQPGCYHWTEEYQQVEGDFKCAIKEEVTLTSGEWEVLARHGSKIWVNEGSKLVYFQGTRDTPLEHHLYVVSYDSPGDVVRLTKPGFSHSCSVSQNFDYFVSHYSNVSTPPCVHVYKLSCSEGDPLHMVPEFWASMMESPGCPGDYNPPEIFDFAGKSGFQLYGMVYKPHNMQPGRKHPTVLFVYGGPQVQLVNNSFKGMKYLRLNTLASLGYAVVVIDGRGSCQRGLEFEGALKNKMGQVEIEDQVEGLQYVAEKFNFVDLSRVAIHGWSYGGFLSLMGLIQRPNVFKLAIAGAPVTVWMAYDTGYTERYMDVPENNQQGYEEGSVALHVDKLPSEPNRLLILHGFLDENVHFFHTNFLVSQIIRAGKPYQLQVYPNERHSIRCPESGEHYEIMLLHFLQQYL encoded by the exons ATGCATAGAGTCAAGAAGGTTCAACTTTGTGACAATAAAGGGGGTACCTGGAAAAG CTGTGTGACCGTGAGCATGACGGCTGTGGACGGCCTTTCGGACAGCACCGAGGTGGTGGAGATGGAGGACGGCCCATCTCAGTTTTATGTGGAGAAACACTCTTGGGAGGGCCTCCGTGACATTATCCACTGTAGCAGAAAATACTCTGGAATGATCGCCAACAAGGCTCCTCATGACTTCCAGTTTGTGCAGAAGAAGGATGAGAATGGGCCCCACTCCCACCGGTTGTACTACCTCG GAATGCCTTATGGAAGCAGAGAGAATTCATTACTCTACTCAGAAATCCCCAAGAAGATCCGGAAAGAGGCCCTCTTAGTGTTGTCATGGAAACAGATGCTGGATCACTTTCAG GCTACACCGCACCAGGGGGCCTACTCCCGAGAGGAGGAGCTGCTGAGAGAGCGAAAGCGTCTCGGAGCCTTTGGGATCACCTCCTATGATTACCACGCCCAGACGGGCCTGTTCCTCTTTCAGGCCAGCAACAGCCTCTTCTACTGTCAGGATGGAGGCAGCAACTGCTTCCTC CAGTCTGCTCCTGTAAAGCCTGTGGAGATCAAGACCCAGTGCTCAGGGACCCGCATGGACCCCAAGATCTGCCCCGGAGACCCCGACTTCATAGCCTTCATCAACAACAACGACCTGTGGATTGCCCACATTAAGACTGGAGAGGAAAGGAGACTCACTTTCTGCCACAAAG GTTTGGATAATGTTAAGGAGGACCCGAAGTCTGCAGGTGTAGCAACGTTTGTCATCCAGGAAGAGTTTGACCGTTTCACCGGCTACTGGTGGAGTCCTTCAGCAGTGGAAG ACCCTAGTGGAGGTAAAACAGTGTACCTGCTGTATGAAGAGGTGGATGAGACAGAAGTAGAGATTATTCATGTTCCATCTCCAGCACTGGAAGAGCGGAAAGCAGACGCATACAGATATCCTCGTACAG GTAGCAAAAATCCCAAGGCTACCCTTAAACTGACAGAGATCAAGACAGACCAGCAAGGAAGA ATCTTGAGCACGCAAGATAAAGAATTGGTCGCCCCCTTCAACTCCTTGTTTCCTGGGACAGAATACATCGCCAGAGTAGGATGGACGAGTGACGGCAAATA TGGCTGGGCAGTGCTTCTGGACCGCAGTCAGAGGAGGCTACAGCTGGTCCTTCTGCCTCCAGCGCTATTCATCCCGGTCACAGACGACCCGGCTCAGAGGCAGGAGAGTCTGGAGACCGTGCCCACTAACACACAGCCATACATAATCTACGAGGAGACCACAGACGTCTGGATTAAT GTTCATGATATATTCTATCCCTTTATTCAAACGACAGAAGATGAGTTTAGTTTCATTTGGGTAAACGAGTCTAAAACGGGTTTCAGCCACCTGTATAATATCACGTCCATGTTACAACCGGGCTGCTACCATTGGACGGAGGAATACCAACAGGTAGAGG GAGACTTCAAATGTGCAATCAAGGAGGAAGTTACATTGACCAGTGGAGAATGGGAAGTGCTGGCAAGACATGGTTCCAAG ATCTGGGTGAACGAGGGATCGAAGTTGGTGTACTTCCAGGGCACCAGAGACACTCCACTGGAGCACCACCTGTACGTGGTCAGCTACGACTCACCGGGAGACGTGGTCCGACTAACCAAGCCCGGCTTCTCTCATAGCTGCTCTGTTAGCCAG AACTTTGACTATTTTGTCAGCCACTACAGTAACGTGAGCACGCCTCCGTGTGTTCACGTCTACAAACTGAGCTGCTCAGAAGGCGACCCACTACACATGGTACCGGAGTTCTGGGCCAGCATGATGGAGTCACCAG GTTGCCCGGGAGATTACAATCCACCTGAGATTTTTGACTTTGCAGGAAAGTCAGGCTTCCAGCTTTATGGGATGGTATACAAGCCTCACAACATgcagccaggcaggaaacacccGACTGTTCTGTTCGTGTATGGAGGCCCACAG gttcaGCTGGTGAACAACTCCTTCAAGGGGATGAAGTACCTCCGTCTGAACACACTGGCCTCTCTGGGCTATGCTGTGGTCGTCATTGATGGGAGGGGTTCCTGTCAGAGGGGGCTTGAATTTGAAGGAGCATTGAAAAACAAAATG GGTCAGGTGGAGATtgaggaccaggtggaggggctGCAGTACGTGGCAGAGAAGTTTAACTTTGTGGATCTGAGCCGTGTAGCCATTCACGGCTGGTCCTATGGCGGTTTCCTCTCTCTCATGGGGCTCATCCAGCGACCCAATGTCTTCAAG TTGGCTATTGCAGGTGCCCCAGTGACTGTATGGATGGCGTACGACACAGGCTACACAGAGCGCTACATGGATGTGCCTGAGAACAACCAGCAGGGCTACGAGGAAGGCTCTGTGGCCCTGCACGTGGACAAGCTGCCCAGCGA GCCCAACCGTTTGCTGATTCTCCATGGATTTCTAGATGAGAATGTGCACTTCTTCCACACCAATTTCCTAGTGTCACAGATAATCCGTGCTGGGAAGCCCTATCAGCTTCAG GTTTACCCCAACGAGCGACACAGTATTCGCTGCCCTGAGTCTGGAGAGCACTACGAGATAATGCTGCTGCACTTTCTACAACAATACCTCTGA
- the LOC117462045 gene encoding dipeptidyl peptidase 9-like isoform X2 produces the protein MHRVKKVQLCDNKGGTWKSCVTVSMTAVDGLSDSTEVVEMEDGPSQFYVEKHSWEGLRDIIHCSRKYSGMIANKAPHDFQFVQKKDENGPHSHRLYYLGMPYGSRENSLLYSEIPKKIRKEALLVLSWKQMLDHFQATPHQGAYSREEELLRERKRLGAFGITSYDYHAQTGLFLFQASNSLFYCQDGGSNCFLSAPVKPVEIKTQCSGTRMDPKICPGDPDFIAFINNNDLWIAHIKTGEERRLTFCHKGLDNVKEDPKSAGVATFVIQEEFDRFTGYWWSPSAVEDPSGGKTVYLLYEEVDETEVEIIHVPSPALEERKADAYRYPRTGSKNPKATLKLTEIKTDQQGRILSTQDKELVAPFNSLFPGTEYIARVGWTSDGKYGWAVLLDRSQRRLQLVLLPPALFIPVTDDPAQRQESLETVPTNTQPYIIYEETTDVWINVHDIFYPFIQTTEDEFSFIWVNESKTGFSHLYNITSMLQPGCYHWTEEYQQVEGDFKCAIKEEVTLTSGEWEVLARHGSKIWVNEGSKLVYFQGTRDTPLEHHLYVVSYDSPGDVVRLTKPGFSHSCSVSQNFDYFVSHYSNVSTPPCVHVYKLSCSEGDPLHMVPEFWASMMESPGCPGDYNPPEIFDFAGKSGFQLYGMVYKPHNMQPGRKHPTVLFVYGGPQVQLVNNSFKGMKYLRLNTLASLGYAVVVIDGRGSCQRGLEFEGALKNKMGQVEIEDQVEGLQYVAEKFNFVDLSRVAIHGWSYGGFLSLMGLIQRPNVFKLAIAGAPVTVWMAYDTGYTERYMDVPENNQQGYEEGSVALHVDKLPSEPNRLLILHGFLDENVHFFHTNFLVSQIIRAGKPYQLQVYPNERHSIRCPESGEHYEIMLLHFLQQYL, from the exons ATGCATAGAGTCAAGAAGGTTCAACTTTGTGACAATAAAGGGGGTACCTGGAAAAG CTGTGTGACCGTGAGCATGACGGCTGTGGACGGCCTTTCGGACAGCACCGAGGTGGTGGAGATGGAGGACGGCCCATCTCAGTTTTATGTGGAGAAACACTCTTGGGAGGGCCTCCGTGACATTATCCACTGTAGCAGAAAATACTCTGGAATGATCGCCAACAAGGCTCCTCATGACTTCCAGTTTGTGCAGAAGAAGGATGAGAATGGGCCCCACTCCCACCGGTTGTACTACCTCG GAATGCCTTATGGAAGCAGAGAGAATTCATTACTCTACTCAGAAATCCCCAAGAAGATCCGGAAAGAGGCCCTCTTAGTGTTGTCATGGAAACAGATGCTGGATCACTTTCAG GCTACACCGCACCAGGGGGCCTACTCCCGAGAGGAGGAGCTGCTGAGAGAGCGAAAGCGTCTCGGAGCCTTTGGGATCACCTCCTATGATTACCACGCCCAGACGGGCCTGTTCCTCTTTCAGGCCAGCAACAGCCTCTTCTACTGTCAGGATGGAGGCAGCAACTGCTTCCTC TCTGCTCCTGTAAAGCCTGTGGAGATCAAGACCCAGTGCTCAGGGACCCGCATGGACCCCAAGATCTGCCCCGGAGACCCCGACTTCATAGCCTTCATCAACAACAACGACCTGTGGATTGCCCACATTAAGACTGGAGAGGAAAGGAGACTCACTTTCTGCCACAAAG GTTTGGATAATGTTAAGGAGGACCCGAAGTCTGCAGGTGTAGCAACGTTTGTCATCCAGGAAGAGTTTGACCGTTTCACCGGCTACTGGTGGAGTCCTTCAGCAGTGGAAG ACCCTAGTGGAGGTAAAACAGTGTACCTGCTGTATGAAGAGGTGGATGAGACAGAAGTAGAGATTATTCATGTTCCATCTCCAGCACTGGAAGAGCGGAAAGCAGACGCATACAGATATCCTCGTACAG GTAGCAAAAATCCCAAGGCTACCCTTAAACTGACAGAGATCAAGACAGACCAGCAAGGAAGA ATCTTGAGCACGCAAGATAAAGAATTGGTCGCCCCCTTCAACTCCTTGTTTCCTGGGACAGAATACATCGCCAGAGTAGGATGGACGAGTGACGGCAAATA TGGCTGGGCAGTGCTTCTGGACCGCAGTCAGAGGAGGCTACAGCTGGTCCTTCTGCCTCCAGCGCTATTCATCCCGGTCACAGACGACCCGGCTCAGAGGCAGGAGAGTCTGGAGACCGTGCCCACTAACACACAGCCATACATAATCTACGAGGAGACCACAGACGTCTGGATTAAT GTTCATGATATATTCTATCCCTTTATTCAAACGACAGAAGATGAGTTTAGTTTCATTTGGGTAAACGAGTCTAAAACGGGTTTCAGCCACCTGTATAATATCACGTCCATGTTACAACCGGGCTGCTACCATTGGACGGAGGAATACCAACAGGTAGAGG GAGACTTCAAATGTGCAATCAAGGAGGAAGTTACATTGACCAGTGGAGAATGGGAAGTGCTGGCAAGACATGGTTCCAAG ATCTGGGTGAACGAGGGATCGAAGTTGGTGTACTTCCAGGGCACCAGAGACACTCCACTGGAGCACCACCTGTACGTGGTCAGCTACGACTCACCGGGAGACGTGGTCCGACTAACCAAGCCCGGCTTCTCTCATAGCTGCTCTGTTAGCCAG AACTTTGACTATTTTGTCAGCCACTACAGTAACGTGAGCACGCCTCCGTGTGTTCACGTCTACAAACTGAGCTGCTCAGAAGGCGACCCACTACACATGGTACCGGAGTTCTGGGCCAGCATGATGGAGTCACCAG GTTGCCCGGGAGATTACAATCCACCTGAGATTTTTGACTTTGCAGGAAAGTCAGGCTTCCAGCTTTATGGGATGGTATACAAGCCTCACAACATgcagccaggcaggaaacacccGACTGTTCTGTTCGTGTATGGAGGCCCACAG gttcaGCTGGTGAACAACTCCTTCAAGGGGATGAAGTACCTCCGTCTGAACACACTGGCCTCTCTGGGCTATGCTGTGGTCGTCATTGATGGGAGGGGTTCCTGTCAGAGGGGGCTTGAATTTGAAGGAGCATTGAAAAACAAAATG GGTCAGGTGGAGATtgaggaccaggtggaggggctGCAGTACGTGGCAGAGAAGTTTAACTTTGTGGATCTGAGCCGTGTAGCCATTCACGGCTGGTCCTATGGCGGTTTCCTCTCTCTCATGGGGCTCATCCAGCGACCCAATGTCTTCAAG TTGGCTATTGCAGGTGCCCCAGTGACTGTATGGATGGCGTACGACACAGGCTACACAGAGCGCTACATGGATGTGCCTGAGAACAACCAGCAGGGCTACGAGGAAGGCTCTGTGGCCCTGCACGTGGACAAGCTGCCCAGCGA GCCCAACCGTTTGCTGATTCTCCATGGATTTCTAGATGAGAATGTGCACTTCTTCCACACCAATTTCCTAGTGTCACAGATAATCCGTGCTGGGAAGCCCTATCAGCTTCAG GTTTACCCCAACGAGCGACACAGTATTCGCTGCCCTGAGTCTGGAGAGCACTACGAGATAATGCTGCTGCACTTTCTACAACAATACCTCTGA
- the rps15 gene encoding small ribosomal subunit protein uS19: MAETEIKKKRTFRKFTYRGVDLDQLLDMSYEQLMQLYCARPRRRMNRGLRRKQQSLLKRLRKAKKEAPPMEKPEVVKTHLRDMVILPEMVGSMVGVYNGKTFNQVEIKPEMCGHYLGEFSITYKPVKHGRPGIGATHSSRFIPLK; this comes from the exons ATG GCAGAAACCGAGATCAAGAAGAAGCGTACCTTCAGGAAGTTCACCTACAGAGGTGTGGACCTGGACCAGCTCCTGGACATGTCCTA TgagcagctgatgcagctgtacTGTGCCCGCCCCAGGAGAAGGATGAACCGTGGCCTGCGCCGCAAGCAGCAGTCCCTCCTGAAGCGCCTGCGCAAGGCCAAGAAGGAGGCTCCCCCCATGGAGAAACCAGAGGTGGTGAAGACTCATCTGCGAGACATGGTCATCCTGCCTGAGATGGTCGGGTCCATGGTTGGAGTGTACAACGGCAAGACTTTCAACCAGGTTGAAATCAAG CCTGAGATGTGCGGACACTACCTGGGCGAGTTCTCCATCACCTACAAGCCGGTCAAGCACGGTCGCCCCGGTATTGGAGCTACACACTCTTCTCGGTTCATCCCTCTGAAGTAG